A genomic window from Candidatus Woesearchaeota archaeon includes:
- a CDS encoding DsbA family protein, which produces MTVTETVQKSKWKIIIALFLIIAGVTWFVTRPTYDDVYTAKPIKGNTDAMVRIVEFSDFQCPACGAAAPTVKKIMEVYGDRVSLEYKHFPLTSIHAFAFNAAEASECANDQGKFWEMHDIMFEKQDELSISSLKDYAEQIGLDTEKFNNCLDSNAKAKYVTADFNEGIGKGVDSTPSFFVNGKKIESWKYEIFAAALDAALAEAGAAESVEETETTDSVNPSEEATETVNEEETAGAEEAIAE; this is translated from the coding sequence ATGACAGTAACAGAAACAGTACAAAAGAGTAAATGGAAAATAATCATCGCCCTTTTTCTCATCATTGCGGGAGTCACTTGGTTTGTGACAAGACCAACATATGATGATGTCTACACCGCAAAGCCAATCAAGGGAAATACTGATGCGATGGTAAGAATTGTTGAGTTCTCTGACTTTCAATGTCCCGCGTGTGGCGCAGCAGCACCAACAGTGAAAAAAATTATGGAAGTGTATGGAGACAGAGTGAGTTTAGAATATAAGCATTTTCCGTTAACTTCCATTCATGCGTTCGCGTTTAACGCAGCAGAAGCAAGTGAGTGCGCAAATGATCAAGGAAAGTTCTGGGAAATGCATGACATCATGTTTGAGAAACAGGATGAACTATCAATAAGTTCATTGAAGGACTATGCAGAACAAATTGGCTTGGACACAGAAAAATTCAACAACTGTTTAGACAGCAATGCGAAGGCAAAATATGTTACCGCAGATTTCAATGAGGGGATTGGTAAAGGAGTAGATTCAACACCTTCTTTCTTTGTCAACGGAAAAAAAATAGAATCTTGGAAGTATGAAATATTTGCTGCGGCATTAGACGCAGCGCTTGCAGAAGCAGGAGCAGCGGAAAGTGTTGAAGAAACAGAGACAACAGATTCTGTAAATCCTTCTGAAGAAGCAACTGAAACAGTGAATGAAGAAGAAACAGCTGGAGCAGAGGAAGCAATAGCAGAGTAA